A segment of the Chiloscyllium plagiosum isolate BGI_BamShark_2017 chromosome 39, ASM401019v2, whole genome shotgun sequence genome:
GATCCCCCTTGTGGGGGAATCTTAACATTAGGAGCCATGTTTTTTCAAAATAAGATGTCTCCCAGTTgaagacggagatgaggaggaatttcttctctcagaggactgatagtgtttggaattctctttcccagacagCCGTGCAGAGGCTGTGGGTCATCGAATAAATCGaggctgtgggcggcacggtggcacagtggttagcactgctgcctcgcagcgccagagacccgggttcaattcccacctcaggcgactctctgtgtggagtttgcacattctccccgtgtctgcgtgggtttcctccggttgctccggtttcctcccacaatccaaaaaaaatgtgcaggttaggtgaattggccatgctgaattgcccgtagtgttaggaaggggtaaatgtaggagaatgggtctgggtgggttacgctttggcgggttggtgtggacttgttgggctgaagggcctgtttccacactgtaagtaatctaatctaaaaattaaagGCCAAATGGAAACATAGAAGCTaggaggggtaggccattcagccctttgagcatgcTCAGCCAtccagtgtgatcatggctgattttctatATCAATGCCATATTCCCGTTTTCTTCCCCCATACATCTTgatgcttttaaaattattttcttgaatatatttaatgatttggcctccactgccttctatgGTGGAAAATTCCACAGGTACACTCCCCTTTGAGGGGAAGAcacttttcctcatctcaatcgcTCCTAAACAATCTATCTCgaatcctgagactgtgtcctttTGGTTGTAGACTCCCCCAACcatgggaaacatcctccctgcatctggtCTGTCTGGCCCTCTtcaaattttatacatttcaatcagatcccctctcatccttttaaactctagtgaatacgtcgaacatagaacagtacagcacaggaacgatGTTATGCTGAACATGaagccaaattaaattaatcctttctgcctgccattggtccatatccctccattccttggatattcatgtccttatctaaaAATCCTATAAACACCCTTATcatatctgccttcaccaccacccctggcagcgcattccagactcctactactctctgtgtaaaataccagcccctcatatctcctttgaactttccccttctcaccctagttccagacatttcaactctgtggaaaagattctgactgtcaaccctatctacgcatctcataattttatagacttctgtcaagtctctcctcagcctTTGCCTTTCCAGAcaaaacaacctgagcttttccatcctctccttatagctcaggcCCAGTTAAACCAATTTCTTCTcacaggacagtcctgccatctctaGTATCACCGTGGTGAACCTCCATCGCACTCTGTCTACGGCGACTATGTCCTGTCTGAGGTGGGGAGACCAAAGCAGCATGCAATACTCCTGATGTGGCCTCATCAAAGCCCTGTTATACTGCAGGAaggcatccccacttctgaactctaatcctcttgtaatgaaggcaAATATACTATTTGCCTTTCGAATTGCTTGCagcacctgcctgtttacttccatcgagggtgcacaaggacaccccaATCCCTCTGTACAACCGCACTTCCCAATAACCTAACATTTAAATTGtactcttcctttctgttttttacattgaagtgtataacttcacaccAAGCCACAtagtactgcatctgccatgtgtttgctcACTCATTCAACTTATCGCAATCACCTTGAAGCCTCCTGACAATCCTGCGCAGTTTTGTGAGGTCAGAAAGAGACTGATTTCAGGGGGACCAGGCAGTGAAGTGGCTGCCCTACACAATTCTATGGGATGGTGGACTaagttggaggggctgaatggcctactcttgctcctattttcctCCCATGCCCTTTCTGGAGGACATGTCCCAGATCATTTGAGGCCACATTCAGCTGAATGAACAATGTGCCCCTCTGCCTTTCCCATGAAGCATCAAAATTTCCCAACGTCTGCATCACGCTCGCTCTCACAATCAGGAAAGAAGCGAAAAATGCCGTTACCTTGCCGGGTTTCACTGGCTTCTCCATTTTGAAGCCCTCGTTTTCATTCTCCGTGATCTTCTTGCCCCTTCCCCTGCCCCGGCCCCTTTTCTTGGGTCCGTCTTGAGCCACGCCCTGGGGGGGCTCAAGGGGCCGGATCCGCGGTCGGCCCCGGGGTCTCGGGGGCCCTTTCTCCTTTGGCTTGGACGCCCTCTTGGCCTTCTTCTTGCCACCGTTCAGGTTGTTGCCAGAACAGAAGTCAATGTCGGAGACGGGGCTGAGGTTGGTGCGGGTCCGGCAGCTGGAGATGAGGTCGGGCAGCAGGTCGGGGAGCCGCCGGTTGTTGAGCCGGATGTCGGCCGGCACATCCTCCTTCTCTTCGTCCTCGAACTCGTACTCCTGGGCGTAGTTCTTCTTCGGGGGCTGTGGCGGCGAGTCCTTCTTCTTCAGCAAGTGGAGCGAGGAGGTCTTCAGGAACTTCTTGGTCTTCATGGAGCAGAAACTGGCGGTAGTCAGGGGCGACTTGAGGTCAGCGCCGGTGGGGGGGCCCCCGTGGGCAGGCGGGGTCAGGCCCAGGTGCTCCGCCTGCACGCTCGGCGGCTCCAGCTCCGGCTTCAGGGCGACTGGATTGAGGTCCAGGTGGACGTTCTGCTGCCCGCCGCCGGGCTCGGGGGCACAGTAGCTCGGGAAGCTCTGGCCCGAGTGCATCATGTCGAAGCCGGACTTCATGCCACCACCACCGTCGCTCCTGTCCATCGGCTGCCCGGCCTCGTCGCCGCACGACTGCTTGCTGTACTCCTCACTGCTGCAGGGCGCCGAGCAGAACATGTCCTCCATCCCTGGGAAGAAGTTGCGCTCCTCGTCCTGCAGGAGGGAGTCTGGGAAGCAGATGGAGGTGAGCGGCACAAACCGCTGCTTGCCGCTCTGCGGGCTGccctggccaaactggtccttgCCCTCCAGCTGCTGCTGGGAGACCTGCTGGGAGGCCTCAGAGCTGTCCAGGCGCAGCGGTTCGCTGGCTTCGGGGAGCAggtgctggggctggggctgaggctgctgctgctgctgaggctGCTGGACCTGACCGGCCTGGGCCAGGTGGCTCTCCAGGTGGAGCTCAGGCTCCAGGAACTCTTGCATCTCCTGCGGCTGCATGCTCTCAGAGCGCGGCAGCCGCTCCATGGCGTCGGGCGGGGCGAGCTGGGGCGAGCGGGCCTCCCCGGGCAGCAGGCGGGAGTCCAGGCCCGCGGCGTGGGCGTGGGCGGCCTGTAGCTGCTGGCTCTGCAGGTgggcctccagcatctgctgctgGGCTTGCTGCTGGCTCTGGGTGTGGGTCAGCACCGACTGCAGCAGCTGCGATGGCTGCCCAGGGTTCTGGTGACCCAGAGGCAGCTGCATCTCCGGTGAGGCCTCCAGCATCAGCTGCGAGCCAGCCTGGCCTTGCAGGATCCCGTGGCTCTCCAGCTGCGAGGAGTCGGGACCCAGGTGGTGTGCCCGGGAGCCCGGCTCCGGGGTCTTCTGCATGTACGAGTGGCCCGCGCCAAGATCCTTTCCGGAACCATCCAAGTGGGGCCCTCCCTGGAGGTGGTCAACCGTCTTCTTGATGTCCTGCGCCAGGCCATCGATGCTGTTGGGCTGGTGGCTGTAGTGCACCACTGAGGTGACCAGGGCGTCCGAGGAGGAGCGGCCGTATTCCTTCTGCCGTTCGCCTTTCTTCTTCTCCTTCAGACCCTGCAACGACATCTCCAGGACCTGGCTGTCCAAACTCGAACTGGTACGGATGACACTCTGCAGGTGGTACCTCTCCTCAGACTTGGACATCTCGTAGACCATGCCCTTGGGGGCCCGTTCCTCGCACTCGGCCAGGCTCTGCGATGAGACCCGTGGCGGGCTCTGCGAGTCCAGCAGGTGCTGGATCAGAAAATCCTCGTCCTCCGTCCGCTCCGATGCCAGCAGCTCCTGGTCGGCCTTGGCCTTGCCGTAGGCTGGCGCCCGCTCCAGGGGGGCCTGCGAGGGCTGGAAGGCCTGAGAGTGAGGGGGCTGAATGAAGGACGGTGACAGCACGGAGGAGAGGTACTTCTGGGATTGGCCTGGGGAGCCCACCCCCTGAGGCCGGCTGCTGGTCGGGGACTGCAGGGGCCGGATGATGGGAGAGGGGCTGGCGGCCGGCAGGTTCTGGACATGGCTGGCCGAGGAGTAGACGATGGATGGCCCGTGGGAGCTCAAGGCCGGGGAGTGTCCGGCGGCGTAGCTGAGGGAGGGGCTGGCCGCCGGCATCCCCTGTGAGTGGGCTGGACCGTAACTCTGTCCCTGCGTGGCCGAGGAGTGGGGCTCTGATTGGACGCTGTAACTCTGGATGGAGCCCACCGACGACAGGCCCTGGAGCTGCTCCGGAGAGTAGTTCTGCGCCTGGCTGACACAGGTCTGCAGGgcctgttgctgctgttgttgctgctgcgtCTGGGGCTGAGGCTGGGGTTGGGGCTGCTGATTACCCGAGTAGCTCTGGGCCTTGCTCACCGCGGTCAGGTCCTGCGACTGACTGGAGCTGAAGCCCGGTGACTGGGTGACCGCCGCCACCGCCAGATTCTGGGCCTGGGACACCGTGTAGCTCTGGGACTGGCTCAGGCCCAGCAGGGCCTGTGACTGGCCCGGGGAGTAGGCCTGGGCCTGGGTGGAGATCACCGAGCTGGCCTTGGGGGCAGATGAGGAGAAGATGTGCGACTGGCCGCTGGAGGAGATGCTTTGGCACTTGGGGGTGACGGCAGCGCCAGCGGCCCCGCCTCTCTGGGCCTGCCGCGAGGCTGAGTAGCTCTTGGACTTGGAGGacgaggtggaggaggaggagtagCCTGGCGACTGGATGATGGGCCGATAGCTCTGTGAGTGCTCACCACGGGCCTGGGAGCTCTTCTGGCCGCCCTCGCTGCTCACCGGGGACTGATCGCCCAGCGGGCTGCACGACAGCGTGGAGTGCCTGGGCATCTGCTGGAAGCTATGGCTCCCCCCACagctgaggtagtgctgcaggGAGTGGTGAGAGGCAGGCAGCTGGGCCTGGGCACCGGTAGGCCGCTGGTAGTGCTTGATGACGCTATCCTGCCGTGGGATGGCCCTCTCGATGCCCGAGGCCGGTGAGCTGGAGAAGACCGAGGTGTTGTAGAGTTGCGAGGCCTGCTCCGAAGGTCCCAAAGGCGACGACAGCAGGTTAAACTGTGACTGCAGGTGCCGGGAGGCCGACTCCTGCGCTGTGCGGTACGCCGAGCTCTGAGATGGCAGGCCCGTGCCTAGGACGGCGCTGCCCAGGCGGTCAAAGGTCAGGGAGGACGGGACACTGGATTGAGAGGACTTGATGTGCAGCAGCGGATCATGTGGCGAGAGCAGGCCGTTGGAGCTAGGGCTGAAGGTGGCATCCTGAAGAGTCAACGACGAGGTCACGGGGAAACTCCGCCCACTGAAGGAGGCTGGGTGTTGATAGGCTGAGAGCGCAGATGACGATGGAAAAGTCCCAGAACCAGGAATAGCTCCAGAGATGAATAATTCAGCGGGTCCCGGGGTGTGCATGGCTACAATGACAAAACAAAAGGAGACATTATTTTACATCAATTTTACAGTACAATAACAGACCATTCGGCCTCGCCAGTCTATCATGATCACtggtttcattttctgtgtttgattatgACAGCGTGGTAACcaatctgtgttcactgggcTTGATTGCTTAGGCCTGGATGTTGACTCAGAGGAAAGTGAACAGACCCAGAGAAGCTAATAGAAGCAGAGCTGAAAGGTCAGTGTAGACATTTTAAAGCATTGAATTAAATCCAGGAAATAAATTCCAACCCACTTCGAAACTAACGTCATCTCTACAAAATTCAAACCGCTAAAACTTACACACAAACTTCCTCCCATCGTACCTCACCTCACTTCATAAATAATTTTCTAATCATATTTGTCGAGTTTCCTCTTAAATACATCTATTTGTCTTAATCATTCCTGTGGTGTCGATCTCTCTggataaagaggtttctcctgattTACTCAGATTTATCTGGGGTTGACTTATATTGATGACccaggcaaaggtgaggactacagatgctggaaatcagaatctagattagagtggtgctggaaaagcacagcaggtcaggcagcatctgaagagcaggaaaatcgacgtttcgggcaggagcccttcatcaggaatgaaggcagggagcctccggggtggagagataaatgggagggggatggggatggggagaaggtagcaaagagtacaatagatggatgggggtggggatgaaggagataggtcggagaggagagtggagcggataggtgggaaggaagattggcaggtcgggcaggtcatgaggacggtactgagctggaaggttggaactagggtaaggttgGGGAGAGGAGCCCTTTTCCTGCTCTTATATTGATGACCTCTCGATTCCTGGTCTTCCCTGCAAagacctttctgcatctactatTCCATTTTGATCCAACTTCCTGcaaattttctccttttcacaaaGTTATCCAAATT
Coding sequences within it:
- the LOC122542016 gene encoding proline-rich protein 12-like, producing the protein MDRNYPTSGFGDPLGAGQGWSYDRSPSGVKASLVYGGSRSSHPETDILHRQAYATPHPLQGYATNHHPAGLSGLFETGLHHAGSTTPDASVMNLISALESRAPQPGPSASSLLSQFRTPSWQTAMHTPGPAELFISGAIPGSGTFPSSSALSAYQHPASFSGRSFPVTSSLTLQDATFSPSSNGLLSPHDPLLHIKSSQSSVPSSLTFDRLGSAVLGTGLPSQSSAYRTAQESASRHLQSQFNLLSSPLGPSEQASQLYNTSVFSSSPASGIERAIPRQDSVIKHYQRPTGAQAQLPASHHSLQHYLSCGGSHSFQQMPRHSTLSCSPLGDQSPVSSEGGQKSSQARGEHSQSYRPIIQSPGYSSSSTSSSKSKSYSASRQAQRGGAAGAAVTPKCQSISSSGQSHIFSSSAPKASSVISTQAQAYSPGQSQALLGLSQSQSYTVSQAQNLAVAAVTQSPGFSSSQSQDLTAVSKAQSYSGNQQPQPQPQPQTQQQQQQQQALQTCVSQAQNYSPEQLQGLSSVGSIQSYSVQSEPHSSATQGQSYGPAHSQGMPAASPSLSYAAGHSPALSSHGPSIVYSSASHVQNLPAASPSPIIRPLQSPTSSRPQGVGSPGQSQKYLSSVLSPSFIQPPHSQAFQPSQAPLERAPAYGKAKADQELLASERTEDEDFLIQHLLDSQSPPRVSSQSLAECEERAPKGMVYEMSKSEERYHLQSVIRTSSSLDSQVLEMSLQGLKEKKKGERQKEYGRSSSDALVTSVVHYSHQPNSIDGLAQDIKKTVDHLQGGPHLDGSGKDLGAGHSYMQKTPEPGSRAHHLGPDSSQLESHGILQGQAGSQLMLEASPEMQLPLGHQNPGQPSQLLQSVLTHTQSQQQAQQQMLEAHLQSQQLQAAHAHAAGLDSRLLPGEARSPQLAPPDAMERLPRSESMQPQEMQEFLEPELHLESHLAQAGQVQQPQQQQQPQPQPQHLLPEASEPLRLDSSEASQQVSQQQLEGKDQFGQGSPQSGKQRFVPLTSICFPDSLLQDEERNFFPGMEDMFCSAPCSSEEYSKQSCGDEAGQPMDRSDGGGGMKSGFDMMHSGQSFPSYCAPEPGGGQQNVHLDLNPVALKPELEPPSVQAEHLGLTPPAHGGPPTGADLKSPLTTASFCSMKTKKFLKTSSLHLLKKKDSPPQPPKKNYAQEYEFEDEEKEDVPADIRLNNRRLPDLLPDLISSCRTRTNLSPVSDIDFCSGNNLNGGKKKAKRASKPKEKGPPRPRGRPRIRPLEPPQGVAQDGPKKRGRGRGRGKKITENENEGFKMEKPVKPGKGKVQGSKASEILPIEPPESVPAESVLENSQTQEKIKKKIKEVEEKQPEMKSGFMASFLDFLKSGKRQQLPATTSSPQKGRPSSVINQPSQASFGLAQSMLSGPLDASESDSLMSCASPCKRFDDDLKKNLETLPSFSSDEEDSVSKNQDLQKSITSAISALYDPMDRKENDTTDNMTVEDKEVSTSPSEASQPEQPIPPSPVLPKESIPEEEPSPAPESPPQLEEKEAPSPVKLAKKQDTVAIYGETDEDDEESGGEGAIRKWDEFVIKIDDIKELKLAMQAGSEPPPIWRVQKASLQQFVPEVRDGQRHFSSSAQYIEYPDEVKTDYQRLYVKFLENVEKKDYVRICSKKPWHRPLHLAKKQDSVAISGETDEEDEESGGEGVFRERDEFVVKIDDIKALKLAMQAGREPPPIWRVQKALLQKFTPEIRDGHRQFCATSKVRTLSLARGHLHLYSAFHDFGVPLYSHFTVLLLECQPWFLYSSPGMGPTSFPSPPMTAILAESPLDFTRQGQECGKGRESKCNTPSPDTDLSQNVTLPVLVLICRIWCFRRQSQTKTTPNRVPVVVKPEPPARPASKPKQRPSKAKAEPPPKKRKKWLKEVASSTESDSTPNQQSEEERIPTGRILNTRAMKEMYKSYIELLVSAALDPAMIETIEANNDELYLPTMRKIDGILTEHKKRVTKRVSLSSSLQEGLQAFPQLVVEDCDADRKDNPASSVKLNVAGTPYNRKTLNQLKKNVPRTQDFQVEAEKLQFYTLFHSLHHYKYHTLLHCKEQTDTLSEVNEDLGQEEIVQQCMRNVAWLEKLFDSFSELLTQVQQQCA